From the genome of Miscanthus floridulus cultivar M001 chromosome 10, ASM1932011v1, whole genome shotgun sequence, one region includes:
- the LOC136486759 gene encoding uncharacterized protein isoform X2 — protein MVPLRDDVTVAKLIARKQWFVAGDVAGYIHVYRYRAMQQLTYFQAHVDEITDLAVHPTEPYVLSASFDEGNVKLWDWEKGWECTRIFKFVDFRNVYGVTFLNIKETDTFAVRGDGGIIKICSLRWSRSSKFILSEYEDPDICHFGYFANGDQQYLMTGDLYGTVKIWSMHTQNLVETVKDAHFGSVDAICSDPEHAVLVTGSDDGTVCLWNPNTLRPERTFNFGLGDVTDVKVCTDSSRRVVIAHRKGLAMIEMDGNDPVVANTGSSSKVENDLVGSRKRKRPEHDRAEIKNEENDFVVSVMDTGNGAKQTQGIGPRDEEIHSVTDTGNVAEQMQGNGQTDEEMNSVSSKLLGVYPGKLQLPFKANQLTSCSLKLTNTTDDHVAVRLLTKCPKRYIAKMPLCCIVPPKCIYTLIVTVSDQKKRSQLISDEFLTLESTICLEQDIVGLQNANLNSEAIEFSNFFKQAKDMAADKVYELKLSVVSNPLKETTSVKVVSNRKFSHVLSLDAHPTEPWILTTNQAGKVAIWDYQVQAIAKSFDFTQRPVYSAKFIAREEWIVAGDGYGMIYVYNYHTKEEVTSIEAHDSDITSLDVHPTDPLVLSSSDDHLIKLWNWRKKNWKCIRTFEGHSDRVKHVNFNPMDTNSFATASLDHTIKIWNISSPESKITMFDHPDGLLCVHSYTIDMRQYLIAGSWDGTAQIWDMETGRLVQTLKGHVRHISCVYHHPELPVVITGSHDGTVRLWNSTTYRLESIVGINLGVVHALGYIKDLRRIVVGCHQGIAIMGLNYS, from the exons ATGGTTCCGCTGAGAGATG ATGTGACGGTGGCCAAACTTATTGCACGCAAGCAATGGTTTGTGGCCGGAGATGTGGCTGGTTACATTCATGTGTATCGCTACAGGGCAATGCAGCAACTCACGTATTTTCAAGCTCACGTAGATGAAATAACGGACTTGGCAGTTCATCCAACCGAGCCATATGTGCTGTCAGCTTCTTTCGACGAGGGAAACGTTAAGTTGTGGGACTGGGAAAAGGGCTGGGAATGCACTCGAATATTTAAGTTTGTTGACTTTCGCAATGTCTATGGAGTCACCTTTTTAAACATAAAGGAAACAGATACTTTTGCAGTTCGTGGCGATGGCGGAATAATAAAG ATTTGCAGTCTTCGGTGGTCGCGTTCTTCTAAATTCATATTGTCAGAATATGAAGATCCAGATATATGTCACTTCGGTTACTTTGCTAATGGTGACCAGCAGTACTTGATGACTGGTGACCTATATGGGACTGTCAAG ATTTGGAGCATGCACACACAGAATCTTGTTGAAACAGTCAAAGACGCACATTTTGGTTCAGTGGACGCAATCTGTTCCGATCCCGAGCATGCAGTACTAGTTACTGGTTCAGATGATGGAACTGTTTGTCTATGGAACCCAAATACCCTCAG GCCTGAGAGGACGTTTAACTTTGGCCTAGGAGATGTTACAGATGTAAAAGTATGTACGGATAGCTCAAGAAG GGTAGTAATTGCACACAGAAAGGGATTGGCAATGATAGAAATGGACGGAAATGATCCAGTTGTTGCTAACACTGGAAGCAGCAGTAAAGTAGAAAATGATTTGGTCGGCTCAAGAAAAAGAAAACGACCAGAGCATGACCGGGCGGAGATCAAAAATGAAGAAAACGATTTTGTTGTCAGTGTCATGGACACTGGTAATGGGGCGAAGCAGACACAGGGCATTGGGCCAAGGGATGAAGAG ATACATTCTGTCACGGATACTGGTAATGTGGCAGAGCAGATGCAGGGCAACGGACAGACGGATGAAGAG ATGAACTCTGTTTCCAGTAAGCTGCTCGGCGTTTACCCCGGGAAGCTTCAGCTACCATTTAAGGCCAATCAGCTGACCTCTTGTTCACTAAAGCTGACTAACACGACAGATGACCACGTTGCTGTTAGGCTTCTGACAAAGTGCCCCAAGAGGTACATAGCAAAGATGCCACTCTGTTGCATCGTGCCGCCAAAGTGCATCTACACACTCATAGTGACAGTTAGCGATCAGAAGAAGAGATCCCAGCTGATCAGTGACGAGTTTCTCACCCTAGAGAGCACCATTTGCTTGGAACAAGATATTGTTGGGCTGCAGAATGCTAATCTAAACTCAGAAGCCATCGAGTTTAGCAATTTTTTTAAACAAGCGAAAGACATGGCAGCTGATAAGGTGTATGAGCTAAAGTTAAGTGTTGTTTCTAACCCACTAAAAGAGACAACCTCTGTTAAG GTTGTATCCAATAGGAAGTTTTCACATGTGTTGTCTCTAGACGCACATCCGACGGAACCATG GATTCTGACGACCAATCAAGCAGGAAAGGTTGCTATTTGGGACTACCAAGTGCAG GCCATAGCTAAATCCTTTGACTTCACACAGAGACCAG TTTACTCTGCTAAATTCATTGCGCGAGAGGAATGGATTGTCGCTGGCGATGGCTATGGGATGATCTATGTATACAATTACCATACAAAGGAAGAAGTTACAAGCAtcgaagctcatgatagtgatatcACGTCTTTGGATGTGCATCCCACTGATCCTCTTGTGCTCTCTTCGTCCGACGATCACCTGATAAAGCTCTGGAACTGGCGGAAGAAGAACTGGAAGTGTATTCGAACGTTTGAGGGACACTCCGACAGAGTAAAACACGTAAATTTTAACCCAATGGACACCAACAGTTTTGCAACTGCATCTTTGGATCACACAATCAAG ATCTGGAACATTTCTTCTCCTGAGAGCAAAATTACAATGTTTGATCACCCGGACGGCCTACTTTGTGTTCACAGTTACACAATTGATATGAGGCAATATTTGATCGCCGGATCATGGGATGGGACTGCACAA ATATGGGACATGGAGACGGGAAGACTTGTTCAAACGCTCAAAGGGCATGTACGTCATATTAGTTGTGTCTACCATCACCCAGAACTTCCTGTAGTAATCACAGGTTCACATGATGGGACTGTTCGTTTATGGAACTCCACTACCTACAG GCTCGAAAGTATAGTTGGTATTAACCTTGGTGTAGTTCATGCTCTTGGATATATCAAAGACTTAAGAAG GATTGTGGTTGGTTGTCACCAAGGAATAGCCATTATGGGATTGAACTACAGTTAA
- the LOC136486759 gene encoding uncharacterized protein isoform X4, producing the protein MKIQIWSMHTQNLVETVKDAHFGSVDAICSDPEHAVLVTGSDDGTVCLWNPNTLRPERTFNFGLGDVTDVKVCTDSSRSYRVVIAHRKGLAMIEMDGNDPVVANTGSSSKVENDLVGSRKRKRPEHDRAEIKNEENDFVVSVMDTGNGAKQTQGIGPRDEEIHSVTDTGNVAEQMQGNGQTDEEMNSVSSKLLGVYPGKLQLPFKANQLTSCSLKLTNTTDDHVAVRLLTKCPKRYIAKMPLCCIVPPKCIYTLIVTVSDQKKRSQLISDEFLTLESTICLEQDIVGLQNANLNSEAIEFSNFFKQAKDMAADKVYELKLSVVSNPLKETTSVKVVSNRKFSHVLSLDAHPTEPWILTTNQAGKVAIWDYQVQAIAKSFDFTQRPVYSAKFIAREEWIVAGDGYGMIYVYNYHTKEEVTSIEAHDSDITSLDVHPTDPLVLSSSDDHLIKLWNWRKKNWKCIRTFEGHSDRVKHVNFNPMDTNSFATASLDHTIKIWNISSPESKITMFDHPDGLLCVHSYTIDMRQYLIAGSWDGTAQIWDMETGRLVQTLKGHVRHISCVYHHPELPVVITGSHDGTVRLWNSTTYRLESIVGINLGVVHALGYIKDLRRIVVGCHQGIAIMGLNYS; encoded by the exons ATGAAGATCCAGAT TTGGAGCATGCACACACAGAATCTTGTTGAAACAGTCAAAGACGCACATTTTGGTTCAGTGGACGCAATCTGTTCCGATCCCGAGCATGCAGTACTAGTTACTGGTTCAGATGATGGAACTGTTTGTCTATGGAACCCAAATACCCTCAG GCCTGAGAGGACGTTTAACTTTGGCCTAGGAGATGTTACAGATGTAAAAGTATGTACGGATAGCTCAAGAAG TTACAGGGTAGTAATTGCACACAGAAAGGGATTGGCAATGATAGAAATGGACGGAAATGATCCAGTTGTTGCTAACACTGGAAGCAGCAGTAAAGTAGAAAATGATTTGGTCGGCTCAAGAAAAAGAAAACGACCAGAGCATGACCGGGCGGAGATCAAAAATGAAGAAAACGATTTTGTTGTCAGTGTCATGGACACTGGTAATGGGGCGAAGCAGACACAGGGCATTGGGCCAAGGGATGAAGAG ATACATTCTGTCACGGATACTGGTAATGTGGCAGAGCAGATGCAGGGCAACGGACAGACGGATGAAGAG ATGAACTCTGTTTCCAGTAAGCTGCTCGGCGTTTACCCCGGGAAGCTTCAGCTACCATTTAAGGCCAATCAGCTGACCTCTTGTTCACTAAAGCTGACTAACACGACAGATGACCACGTTGCTGTTAGGCTTCTGACAAAGTGCCCCAAGAGGTACATAGCAAAGATGCCACTCTGTTGCATCGTGCCGCCAAAGTGCATCTACACACTCATAGTGACAGTTAGCGATCAGAAGAAGAGATCCCAGCTGATCAGTGACGAGTTTCTCACCCTAGAGAGCACCATTTGCTTGGAACAAGATATTGTTGGGCTGCAGAATGCTAATCTAAACTCAGAAGCCATCGAGTTTAGCAATTTTTTTAAACAAGCGAAAGACATGGCAGCTGATAAGGTGTATGAGCTAAAGTTAAGTGTTGTTTCTAACCCACTAAAAGAGACAACCTCTGTTAAG GTTGTATCCAATAGGAAGTTTTCACATGTGTTGTCTCTAGACGCACATCCGACGGAACCATG GATTCTGACGACCAATCAAGCAGGAAAGGTTGCTATTTGGGACTACCAAGTGCAG GCCATAGCTAAATCCTTTGACTTCACACAGAGACCAG TTTACTCTGCTAAATTCATTGCGCGAGAGGAATGGATTGTCGCTGGCGATGGCTATGGGATGATCTATGTATACAATTACCATACAAAGGAAGAAGTTACAAGCAtcgaagctcatgatagtgatatcACGTCTTTGGATGTGCATCCCACTGATCCTCTTGTGCTCTCTTCGTCCGACGATCACCTGATAAAGCTCTGGAACTGGCGGAAGAAGAACTGGAAGTGTATTCGAACGTTTGAGGGACACTCCGACAGAGTAAAACACGTAAATTTTAACCCAATGGACACCAACAGTTTTGCAACTGCATCTTTGGATCACACAATCAAG ATCTGGAACATTTCTTCTCCTGAGAGCAAAATTACAATGTTTGATCACCCGGACGGCCTACTTTGTGTTCACAGTTACACAATTGATATGAGGCAATATTTGATCGCCGGATCATGGGATGGGACTGCACAA ATATGGGACATGGAGACGGGAAGACTTGTTCAAACGCTCAAAGGGCATGTACGTCATATTAGTTGTGTCTACCATCACCCAGAACTTCCTGTAGTAATCACAGGTTCACATGATGGGACTGTTCGTTTATGGAACTCCACTACCTACAG GCTCGAAAGTATAGTTGGTATTAACCTTGGTGTAGTTCATGCTCTTGGATATATCAAAGACTTAAGAAG GATTGTGGTTGGTTGTCACCAAGGAATAGCCATTATGGGATTGAACTACAGTTAA
- the LOC136486759 gene encoding uncharacterized protein isoform X1, with the protein MVPLRDDVTVAKLIARKQWFVAGDVAGYIHVYRYRAMQQLTYFQAHVDEITDLAVHPTEPYVLSASFDEGNVKLWDWEKGWECTRIFKFVDFRNVYGVTFLNIKETDTFAVRGDGGIIKICSLRWSRSSKFILSEYEDPDICHFGYFANGDQQYLMTGDLYGTVKIWSMHTQNLVETVKDAHFGSVDAICSDPEHAVLVTGSDDGTVCLWNPNTLRPERTFNFGLGDVTDVKVCTDSSRSYRVVIAHRKGLAMIEMDGNDPVVANTGSSSKVENDLVGSRKRKRPEHDRAEIKNEENDFVVSVMDTGNGAKQTQGIGPRDEEIHSVTDTGNVAEQMQGNGQTDEEMNSVSSKLLGVYPGKLQLPFKANQLTSCSLKLTNTTDDHVAVRLLTKCPKRYIAKMPLCCIVPPKCIYTLIVTVSDQKKRSQLISDEFLTLESTICLEQDIVGLQNANLNSEAIEFSNFFKQAKDMAADKVYELKLSVVSNPLKETTSVKVVSNRKFSHVLSLDAHPTEPWILTTNQAGKVAIWDYQVQAIAKSFDFTQRPVYSAKFIAREEWIVAGDGYGMIYVYNYHTKEEVTSIEAHDSDITSLDVHPTDPLVLSSSDDHLIKLWNWRKKNWKCIRTFEGHSDRVKHVNFNPMDTNSFATASLDHTIKIWNISSPESKITMFDHPDGLLCVHSYTIDMRQYLIAGSWDGTAQIWDMETGRLVQTLKGHVRHISCVYHHPELPVVITGSHDGTVRLWNSTTYRLESIVGINLGVVHALGYIKDLRRIVVGCHQGIAIMGLNYS; encoded by the exons ATGGTTCCGCTGAGAGATG ATGTGACGGTGGCCAAACTTATTGCACGCAAGCAATGGTTTGTGGCCGGAGATGTGGCTGGTTACATTCATGTGTATCGCTACAGGGCAATGCAGCAACTCACGTATTTTCAAGCTCACGTAGATGAAATAACGGACTTGGCAGTTCATCCAACCGAGCCATATGTGCTGTCAGCTTCTTTCGACGAGGGAAACGTTAAGTTGTGGGACTGGGAAAAGGGCTGGGAATGCACTCGAATATTTAAGTTTGTTGACTTTCGCAATGTCTATGGAGTCACCTTTTTAAACATAAAGGAAACAGATACTTTTGCAGTTCGTGGCGATGGCGGAATAATAAAG ATTTGCAGTCTTCGGTGGTCGCGTTCTTCTAAATTCATATTGTCAGAATATGAAGATCCAGATATATGTCACTTCGGTTACTTTGCTAATGGTGACCAGCAGTACTTGATGACTGGTGACCTATATGGGACTGTCAAG ATTTGGAGCATGCACACACAGAATCTTGTTGAAACAGTCAAAGACGCACATTTTGGTTCAGTGGACGCAATCTGTTCCGATCCCGAGCATGCAGTACTAGTTACTGGTTCAGATGATGGAACTGTTTGTCTATGGAACCCAAATACCCTCAG GCCTGAGAGGACGTTTAACTTTGGCCTAGGAGATGTTACAGATGTAAAAGTATGTACGGATAGCTCAAGAAG TTACAGGGTAGTAATTGCACACAGAAAGGGATTGGCAATGATAGAAATGGACGGAAATGATCCAGTTGTTGCTAACACTGGAAGCAGCAGTAAAGTAGAAAATGATTTGGTCGGCTCAAGAAAAAGAAAACGACCAGAGCATGACCGGGCGGAGATCAAAAATGAAGAAAACGATTTTGTTGTCAGTGTCATGGACACTGGTAATGGGGCGAAGCAGACACAGGGCATTGGGCCAAGGGATGAAGAG ATACATTCTGTCACGGATACTGGTAATGTGGCAGAGCAGATGCAGGGCAACGGACAGACGGATGAAGAG ATGAACTCTGTTTCCAGTAAGCTGCTCGGCGTTTACCCCGGGAAGCTTCAGCTACCATTTAAGGCCAATCAGCTGACCTCTTGTTCACTAAAGCTGACTAACACGACAGATGACCACGTTGCTGTTAGGCTTCTGACAAAGTGCCCCAAGAGGTACATAGCAAAGATGCCACTCTGTTGCATCGTGCCGCCAAAGTGCATCTACACACTCATAGTGACAGTTAGCGATCAGAAGAAGAGATCCCAGCTGATCAGTGACGAGTTTCTCACCCTAGAGAGCACCATTTGCTTGGAACAAGATATTGTTGGGCTGCAGAATGCTAATCTAAACTCAGAAGCCATCGAGTTTAGCAATTTTTTTAAACAAGCGAAAGACATGGCAGCTGATAAGGTGTATGAGCTAAAGTTAAGTGTTGTTTCTAACCCACTAAAAGAGACAACCTCTGTTAAG GTTGTATCCAATAGGAAGTTTTCACATGTGTTGTCTCTAGACGCACATCCGACGGAACCATG GATTCTGACGACCAATCAAGCAGGAAAGGTTGCTATTTGGGACTACCAAGTGCAG GCCATAGCTAAATCCTTTGACTTCACACAGAGACCAG TTTACTCTGCTAAATTCATTGCGCGAGAGGAATGGATTGTCGCTGGCGATGGCTATGGGATGATCTATGTATACAATTACCATACAAAGGAAGAAGTTACAAGCAtcgaagctcatgatagtgatatcACGTCTTTGGATGTGCATCCCACTGATCCTCTTGTGCTCTCTTCGTCCGACGATCACCTGATAAAGCTCTGGAACTGGCGGAAGAAGAACTGGAAGTGTATTCGAACGTTTGAGGGACACTCCGACAGAGTAAAACACGTAAATTTTAACCCAATGGACACCAACAGTTTTGCAACTGCATCTTTGGATCACACAATCAAG ATCTGGAACATTTCTTCTCCTGAGAGCAAAATTACAATGTTTGATCACCCGGACGGCCTACTTTGTGTTCACAGTTACACAATTGATATGAGGCAATATTTGATCGCCGGATCATGGGATGGGACTGCACAA ATATGGGACATGGAGACGGGAAGACTTGTTCAAACGCTCAAAGGGCATGTACGTCATATTAGTTGTGTCTACCATCACCCAGAACTTCCTGTAGTAATCACAGGTTCACATGATGGGACTGTTCGTTTATGGAACTCCACTACCTACAG GCTCGAAAGTATAGTTGGTATTAACCTTGGTGTAGTTCATGCTCTTGGATATATCAAAGACTTAAGAAG GATTGTGGTTGGTTGTCACCAAGGAATAGCCATTATGGGATTGAACTACAGTTAA
- the LOC136486759 gene encoding uncharacterized protein isoform X3, protein MVPLRDDVTVAKLIARKQWFVAGDVAGYIHVYRYRAMQQLTYFQAHVDEITDLAVHPTEPYVLSASFDEGNVKLWDWEKGWECTRIFKFVDFRNVYGVTFLNIKETDTFAVRGDGGIIKICSLRWSRSSKFILSEYEDPDICHFGYFANGDQQYLMTGDLYGTVKIWSMHTQNLVETVKDAHFGSVDAICSDPEHAVLVTGSDDGTVCLWNPNTLSYRVVIAHRKGLAMIEMDGNDPVVANTGSSSKVENDLVGSRKRKRPEHDRAEIKNEENDFVVSVMDTGNGAKQTQGIGPRDEEIHSVTDTGNVAEQMQGNGQTDEEMNSVSSKLLGVYPGKLQLPFKANQLTSCSLKLTNTTDDHVAVRLLTKCPKRYIAKMPLCCIVPPKCIYTLIVTVSDQKKRSQLISDEFLTLESTICLEQDIVGLQNANLNSEAIEFSNFFKQAKDMAADKVYELKLSVVSNPLKETTSVKVVSNRKFSHVLSLDAHPTEPWILTTNQAGKVAIWDYQVQAIAKSFDFTQRPVYSAKFIAREEWIVAGDGYGMIYVYNYHTKEEVTSIEAHDSDITSLDVHPTDPLVLSSSDDHLIKLWNWRKKNWKCIRTFEGHSDRVKHVNFNPMDTNSFATASLDHTIKIWNISSPESKITMFDHPDGLLCVHSYTIDMRQYLIAGSWDGTAQIWDMETGRLVQTLKGHVRHISCVYHHPELPVVITGSHDGTVRLWNSTTYRLESIVGINLGVVHALGYIKDLRRIVVGCHQGIAIMGLNYS, encoded by the exons ATGGTTCCGCTGAGAGATG ATGTGACGGTGGCCAAACTTATTGCACGCAAGCAATGGTTTGTGGCCGGAGATGTGGCTGGTTACATTCATGTGTATCGCTACAGGGCAATGCAGCAACTCACGTATTTTCAAGCTCACGTAGATGAAATAACGGACTTGGCAGTTCATCCAACCGAGCCATATGTGCTGTCAGCTTCTTTCGACGAGGGAAACGTTAAGTTGTGGGACTGGGAAAAGGGCTGGGAATGCACTCGAATATTTAAGTTTGTTGACTTTCGCAATGTCTATGGAGTCACCTTTTTAAACATAAAGGAAACAGATACTTTTGCAGTTCGTGGCGATGGCGGAATAATAAAG ATTTGCAGTCTTCGGTGGTCGCGTTCTTCTAAATTCATATTGTCAGAATATGAAGATCCAGATATATGTCACTTCGGTTACTTTGCTAATGGTGACCAGCAGTACTTGATGACTGGTGACCTATATGGGACTGTCAAG ATTTGGAGCATGCACACACAGAATCTTGTTGAAACAGTCAAAGACGCACATTTTGGTTCAGTGGACGCAATCTGTTCCGATCCCGAGCATGCAGTACTAGTTACTGGTTCAGATGATGGAACTGTTTGTCTATGGAACCCAAATACCCTCAG TTACAGGGTAGTAATTGCACACAGAAAGGGATTGGCAATGATAGAAATGGACGGAAATGATCCAGTTGTTGCTAACACTGGAAGCAGCAGTAAAGTAGAAAATGATTTGGTCGGCTCAAGAAAAAGAAAACGACCAGAGCATGACCGGGCGGAGATCAAAAATGAAGAAAACGATTTTGTTGTCAGTGTCATGGACACTGGTAATGGGGCGAAGCAGACACAGGGCATTGGGCCAAGGGATGAAGAG ATACATTCTGTCACGGATACTGGTAATGTGGCAGAGCAGATGCAGGGCAACGGACAGACGGATGAAGAG ATGAACTCTGTTTCCAGTAAGCTGCTCGGCGTTTACCCCGGGAAGCTTCAGCTACCATTTAAGGCCAATCAGCTGACCTCTTGTTCACTAAAGCTGACTAACACGACAGATGACCACGTTGCTGTTAGGCTTCTGACAAAGTGCCCCAAGAGGTACATAGCAAAGATGCCACTCTGTTGCATCGTGCCGCCAAAGTGCATCTACACACTCATAGTGACAGTTAGCGATCAGAAGAAGAGATCCCAGCTGATCAGTGACGAGTTTCTCACCCTAGAGAGCACCATTTGCTTGGAACAAGATATTGTTGGGCTGCAGAATGCTAATCTAAACTCAGAAGCCATCGAGTTTAGCAATTTTTTTAAACAAGCGAAAGACATGGCAGCTGATAAGGTGTATGAGCTAAAGTTAAGTGTTGTTTCTAACCCACTAAAAGAGACAACCTCTGTTAAG GTTGTATCCAATAGGAAGTTTTCACATGTGTTGTCTCTAGACGCACATCCGACGGAACCATG GATTCTGACGACCAATCAAGCAGGAAAGGTTGCTATTTGGGACTACCAAGTGCAG GCCATAGCTAAATCCTTTGACTTCACACAGAGACCAG TTTACTCTGCTAAATTCATTGCGCGAGAGGAATGGATTGTCGCTGGCGATGGCTATGGGATGATCTATGTATACAATTACCATACAAAGGAAGAAGTTACAAGCAtcgaagctcatgatagtgatatcACGTCTTTGGATGTGCATCCCACTGATCCTCTTGTGCTCTCTTCGTCCGACGATCACCTGATAAAGCTCTGGAACTGGCGGAAGAAGAACTGGAAGTGTATTCGAACGTTTGAGGGACACTCCGACAGAGTAAAACACGTAAATTTTAACCCAATGGACACCAACAGTTTTGCAACTGCATCTTTGGATCACACAATCAAG ATCTGGAACATTTCTTCTCCTGAGAGCAAAATTACAATGTTTGATCACCCGGACGGCCTACTTTGTGTTCACAGTTACACAATTGATATGAGGCAATATTTGATCGCCGGATCATGGGATGGGACTGCACAA ATATGGGACATGGAGACGGGAAGACTTGTTCAAACGCTCAAAGGGCATGTACGTCATATTAGTTGTGTCTACCATCACCCAGAACTTCCTGTAGTAATCACAGGTTCACATGATGGGACTGTTCGTTTATGGAACTCCACTACCTACAG GCTCGAAAGTATAGTTGGTATTAACCTTGGTGTAGTTCATGCTCTTGGATATATCAAAGACTTAAGAAG GATTGTGGTTGGTTGTCACCAAGGAATAGCCATTATGGGATTGAACTACAGTTAA